A window of the Desulfovibrio sp. UIB00 genome harbors these coding sequences:
- the pal gene encoding peptidoglycan-associated lipoprotein Pal, which yields MKRYALILALVMALAAGFGCAKKTTSEPGYDDGLTPEMRAAIQQITDARVYFAFDKFDIKPEYKEMLKTKADLLKKYSSIRVRIEGNCDERGTQEYNLALGERRARASYEYLVTLGVNPSQLEMISYGKENPAVQGNNEASWSKNRRDDFRVIAH from the coding sequence ATGAAACGCTATGCTCTTATTCTCGCTCTGGTTATGGCCCTTGCCGCCGGCTTCGGTTGCGCAAAGAAAACCACCAGCGAACCCGGCTATGACGATGGCCTGACCCCCGAAATGCGTGCGGCCATCCAGCAGATCACTGACGCCCGCGTCTACTTCGCTTTCGACAAATTCGACATCAAGCCCGAATACAAAGAAATGCTGAAGACCAAGGCCGATCTGCTGAAGAAGTACTCCTCTATCCGCGTGCGCATCGAAGGCAACTGCGACGAACGCGGCACCCAGGAATACAACCTCGCCCTCGGCGAACGCCGCGCCCGCGCTTCCTACGAATACCTGGTTACGCTTGGCGTGAATCCCAGCCAGCTGGAAATGATCAGCTACGGCAAGGAAAACCCCGCCGTGCAGGGTAACAACGAAGCTTCGTGGTCCAAGAACCGCCGCGACGACTTCCGCGTGATCGCCCACTAG
- a CDS encoding translocation protein TolB, which yields MKKQLLLLTLGFWLALGSGAQAAMRVDIYGPGQNIVNLALAAPIKGPSAEANSMGTDLQKIVQENLSFLPFMRLTDPRAVLGGVVLPGYEPPSLDFKRFQLAGSDIVVTTYWPEGDSGTRPVQIRAFETNTGGRLFGKEYPKVTSKDLPEVADRFCADLLEALTGNGAFFRSTLAFVKKTGKMSANVWLVKPTGRDLRQITNMPGESMSPAWSPDGRFVVFTHIDEKSHALGVWDRSSGKVQRIRFPGNVVIGPAFMPDNKVAVALSNGKYPVIFQLNHVFQKERVLEQNDSINVSPTFDSTGTKMAFTSSRLGGPQIFLKDLSSGSVTRVSKNGTYNTEANLSPDGTLVVYSRMTDYGHRIFVQDMLTGMERQVTFGPGSDEQPAFCADSYFIAFSSTRSGHGIYLTTRHGGDAKQVPTGGGSVYFPRWGMPGQQK from the coding sequence ATGAAAAAACAGCTTCTTCTCCTGACCCTGGGGTTCTGGCTGGCTCTCGGAAGCGGGGCGCAGGCCGCCATGCGCGTGGACATTTACGGTCCGGGGCAAAACATTGTTAACCTTGCCCTGGCGGCCCCCATCAAGGGCCCCTCTGCTGAAGCGAACAGCATGGGCACAGACCTGCAAAAAATCGTGCAGGAAAACCTGAGCTTTTTGCCCTTTATGCGTCTTACCGATCCCAGAGCAGTGCTTGGCGGCGTTGTTCTGCCCGGGTATGAGCCGCCGTCCCTCGATTTCAAGCGCTTCCAGCTTGCCGGGTCGGACATTGTGGTAACGACTTACTGGCCCGAGGGCGACAGCGGCACCCGCCCCGTGCAGATCCGCGCATTTGAAACCAACACTGGCGGGCGACTTTTCGGCAAGGAGTACCCCAAGGTTACTTCCAAAGACCTGCCCGAAGTGGCCGACCGCTTCTGCGCCGACCTGCTTGAAGCCCTTACGGGCAATGGCGCCTTCTTCCGCTCCACGCTTGCCTTTGTAAAAAAGACGGGCAAGATGAGCGCCAACGTATGGCTGGTCAAGCCCACCGGGCGCGACCTGCGGCAGATCACCAACATGCCCGGCGAGTCCATGTCGCCCGCATGGTCGCCTGATGGTCGCTTTGTGGTCTTTACCCACATTGACGAAAAATCCCATGCCCTCGGCGTTTGGGATCGCTCCAGCGGCAAAGTGCAGCGTATCCGCTTTCCCGGCAACGTGGTTATCGGCCCTGCCTTTATGCCTGACAACAAGGTGGCCGTGGCGCTTTCCAACGGCAAGTACCCTGTTATCTTCCAGCTGAACCACGTTTTCCAGAAAGAACGCGTGCTTGAGCAAAACGACTCCATCAACGTTTCGCCCACATTTGACAGCACGGGCACCAAGATGGCATTTACCTCTTCACGCCTTGGCGGCCCGCAGATTTTCCTCAAGGATCTGAGCAGCGGATCGGTCACGCGCGTGAGCAAAAACGGCACGTACAACACCGAGGCCAATCTGTCGCCTGACGGAACCCTGGTGGTGTACAGCCGCATGACCGATTATGGTCACCGTATTTTTGTGCAAGATATGCTTACCGGCATGGAACGTCAGGTTACTTTCGGCCCCGGCAGCGATGAACAGCCCGCTTTCTGCGCCGACAGTTACTTTATTGCGTTCTCGTCCACGCGCAGCGGTCACGGCATCTACCTGACCACCCGCCATGGCGGCGATGCGAAGCAGGTACCCACCGGTGGTGGTTCCGTCTACTTCCCGCGCTGGGGCATGCCCGGTCAGCAAAAATAG